The genomic stretch TCGCCAGCCTGCACAGCAACCTCGGCCTGGACGACGACGAAGAGTCCGATCTACCGCAGGTCGCCTTGACCCGCCTGGGCGAGCCTTCGATCACGGTGGTACCCGCGTACCGCATGGGCAACGAGCTCTTCCTCGACCAGGAGCGGGTCATACCGCTACGCACCAAAGGAAGGCTCACCAAAGAAGAGGTGCTCGAGGTGGCGGCGCGCTCCGTCCGTATAAGCAGGCGAGGCGTATACCACGTGCTCGTCAAGTCGCCCCCGCCCGCGGCCTGGAGGACGAGCAGCATCCTGCGGAGCTGGCGCGTCTTGGAGCTGGGCGGGAACGGAGCCGCGCGCTTTGGAAAAACCGTGGTACGCCTCGACCCCGAGCTTGGCTTGCAATACACGACAGTAGATGACGCAAAGGAGGGATAGGGTGATGCCAGCATGAAGGCTTTTAACCTGATCGAAGAGCCCTGGATACCGGTTCGCAGCGGAACTACGGTGCGCGAGGTGGGGCTTCGCGAAGCGCTCCTCGAAGCGCACCGCCTTGAGCGCATCGAAGCGGCTTCGCCGCTGGTCGAGGTCGCGCTTACCCGGCTGCTGCTCGCCGTGCTCCACCGGGCGTACCAGGGGCCGCAGTCTGCCCGGGAGCAGGCTCAGATCTTAGCAAAAGGCCGGTTCGACGCCGGTGTCGTTACCGCCTACCTCGACCGCTGGCGCGACCGCTTCTGGCTCTTCCACCACACCGCGCCCTTCTGGCAGGTGCCGGATCTACCGGGGGACGATCCGCTTCCATGGACCAAGCTGCGCCCAGAGTTTGCCGCCGGGAACAACCCCACGCTGTTCGACCATACCTACGACGACACGCCTCCCCACGCATCCTTCGCCGAAGCAGCCCGATCGCTTGTGGCACACCAGACCTTCACACCCGGCGGTCTCATCCGCCGCTACGGCGTTCAGTCGGGGGTGGGGGCGCCGCTCGCCGTGAGCGCCGCTTTCTTCGCGATTGGGGCCAACCTGTTCCACACCCTGACCCAAGCGCTGGTCCCCTACGACGAGAGCGACGACCGCCCTATCTGGGAAACGGACCCTGTCGTTCTGAGCGAGCTGGAAGGCGACGAGAACAAACAACCCCGCAAGAAGGTGCCTTTGTTCGGACGCACGCGCGCCTACACCTGGCCCTCGCGCGGCGTTCGCTTGCTGAATGAGGGCAGCGGCGTGCGCTACATGGCCTACGGCCCCGGGGTGCACCCGCTGACCGATCGCTTTTACCAGGACCCCATGGTCGCCTACGCAAAACAGGCTAAAACCGGGAACCTCGTCCCCATTCGCTTGCGAGCCGACAAAGCCTTCTGGAGGGATTTCTCGGCGCTGTTCCCCGAAGAAGACGCGGGGCTCAGCCCCCAGACCCTCGAGAGCGCCCGCCAACTGCAGCAGCAAACCGGAACGAGGCGCGTGCTTCGGATTGAGGTTGCAGGACAGGTTACCGATCAGGCCAAGGTGATGGAGATCCG from Oceanithermus desulfurans encodes the following:
- the casA gene encoding type I-E CRISPR-associated protein Cse1/CasA, whose amino-acid sequence is MKAFNLIEEPWIPVRSGTTVREVGLREALLEAHRLERIEAASPLVEVALTRLLLAVLHRAYQGPQSAREQAQILAKGRFDAGVVTAYLDRWRDRFWLFHHTAPFWQVPDLPGDDPLPWTKLRPEFAAGNNPTLFDHTYDDTPPHASFAEAARSLVAHQTFTPGGLIRRYGVQSGVGAPLAVSAAFFAIGANLFHTLTQALVPYDESDDRPIWETDPVVLSELEGDENKQPRKKVPLFGRTRAYTWPSRGVRLLNEGSGVRYMAYGPGVHPLTDRFYQDPMVAYAKQAKTGNLVPIRLRADKAFWRDFSALFPEEDAGLSPQTLESARQLQQQTGTRRVLRIEVAGQVTDQAKVMEIRREIYPLPTHTKEHALRIFVPRATQLADARATCLRSGGWQLARLLLSLSRDPDKQEVRALLDSFPLLPYYWNQLGNAFSTFLEKLDENPDEAWGAWEARVREISEVAWTVTINTVGTEARQLKAVQEAEKTWRTCLAKEARRERKG